A stretch of Mya arenaria isolate MELC-2E11 chromosome 14, ASM2691426v1 DNA encodes these proteins:
- the LOC128218176 gene encoding uncharacterized protein LOC128218176 gives MALVVARSPVKMIRRGQDKLWQKMIKLPWTTEYMSERQPLVRTIRGSCKADVGFCPTGSCRYDLYRHRRFLHDGVVCPKYRSEVVDCGVFGRVKVQIVDKCVCCADKGVFVQGLVKDRNSGEPLPKMLVLWKGKQVDITTGTGNFEFVIGSYVRDIVILVKNNNADRGYGEYADAVKTIDIPIGFRGPVNVEISMLKRAAPVSVDPTIETAMDLLPGANVAKMVIKANSVKDAKGNLYDQQVLVRITSINVSVAETDDILPGRFLTADNDQLVSDLVFEPVITTADGETLFVEALIQVNAEMLLWEINGGTGRWEKVKTKRPNKADSASPSRKARQIQLTDEFLIQINSGKWYNIDKIPGAPRCYFKARVFYENPAEANFPAAFRPTVVAFTPNNERLRLYHPFTTDPANKCFEVRCLDFNPADSTNVLTGLISYTAYESVSVGGVNIPLVTELKAKKLTDYIPPIQVPHSSIFYNRLLPDKKQVYVNFISANDHSRPFYSDRAVCEATNVAQPAFHFYKPALPSYDPIPGDTKLCTGRIALRSRTGAFIDALTDLPSLTATSVWASGNNNYYYTDTAALRIARDAAGVDFVQVCITYRCSKPDEPTTVYLDIDIPWIDSTNGSTNSEIAHPAFGCNGRCNGSLCPRFKEGTSRNLLTNFEGAFQPPEVPGATGPDFYYGTKTDCDERTSTEAFAYELFCYARRWGTAENRAAV, from the exons ATGGCGCTGGTTGTAGCAAGGTCTCCAGTGAAGATGATCAGACGTGGACAAG ataAACTGTGGcaaaaaatgatcaaattacCGTGGACAACCG AGTACATGTCTGAGCGGCAACCACTGGTTAGAACAATACGCGGCTCTTGTAAGGCAGACGTCGGATTCTGTCCTACCGGAAGTTGCCGCTACGATCTCTATAGACACCGAAGGTTCCTTCATGACGGTGTTGTTTGTCCAAAGTACAGGTCAGAGGTCGTTGATTGTGGAGTTTTTGGACGGGTTAAGGTACAGATTGTAGACAAATGTGTATGTTGTGCTGACAAGGGTGTCTTTGTACAAGGACTCGTAAAAGACAGAAATAGCGGAGAACCTCTGCCAAAAATGTTGGTTCTTTGGAAAGGCAAACAGGTAGACATAACCACAGGAACGGGCAACTTTGAGTTTGTTATTGGCTCTTACGTTAGAGATATTGTTATTCTAGTAAAAAATAACAACGCCGACCGCGGATACGGCGAATACGCCGACGCTGTAAAAACCATAGACATTCCTATCGGATTTAGAGGACCAGTCAACGTTGAAATCTCGATGTTAAAAAGAGCTGCACCCGTCTCGGTAGATCCAACCATCGAAACTGCAATGGATCTGTTACCCGGAGCAAATGTTGCAAAAATGGTAATAAAAGCTAACTCGGTAAAAGACGCAAAAGGCAATTTGTACGATCAGCAGGTACTCGTACGAATAACGTCAATCAATGTCTCCGTAGCGGAGACAGACGATATTCTCCCTGGTCGGTTTCTGACGGCCGACAATGACCAGCTGGTCTCGGATCTTGTCTTTGAACCAGTAATCACGACGGCGGACGGTGAGACACTGTTTGTCGAAGCCTTAATCCAGGTCAATGCCGAGATGTTGCTGTGGGAGATTAACGGAGGGACAGGCCGTTGGGAAAAGGTTAAAACCAAGCGTCCTAATAAAGCAGATTCGGCATCACCAAGTCGGAAAGCCAGACAGATTCAGTTGACGGATGAGTTCTTGATCCAGATCAACTCTGGAAAGTGGTACAATATCGACAAGATACCCGGTGCCCCACGGTGTTACTTCAAAGCTCGtgtattttatgaaaatccCGCTGAGGCCAACTTTCCTGCTGCCTTTCGGCCAACCGTTGTTGCTTTCACACCAAATAACGAGAGACTGCGATTGTACCACCCATTCACCACAGATCCTGCTAACAAATGTTTTGAAGTACGCTGTCTTGATTTCAACCCGGCTGATTCCACCAATGTTCTCACTGGCCTCATCAGTTACACCGCATATGAAAGTGTTTCTGTCGGCGGTGTCAACATTCCATTGGTCACAGAATTGAAGGCCAAAAAACTTACCGATTACATTCCACCCATCCAAGTACCACATTCGTCCATTTTCTATAACAGATTGCTTCCCGATAAAAAACAGGTTTACGTAAATTTTATTTCTGCGAACGACCACAGTCGGCCTTTTTATTCAGACAGAGCAGTTTGTGAAGCCACCAATGTTGCACAACCCGCATTTCACTTTTATAAGCCTGCGCTACCTAGCTACGACCCGATCCCTGGCGATACTAAGCTATGCACAGGCCGAATCGCCTTGCGCAGCAGGACCGGGGCGTTCATAGATGCGCTAACGGATCTGCCGTCTTTGACAGCCACCAGCGTTTGGGCGTCTGGCAACAATAACTACTACTATACAGATACTGCTGCCTTGCGAATAGCCAGGGACGCTGCTGGTGTCGACTTTGTCCAAGTCTGCATTACATATCGCTGCAGCAAACCAGATGAGCCAACTACAGTTTACCTCGACATTGACATCCCGTGGATCGACTCAACGAACGGAAGTACCAACAGTGAAATTGCACATCCGGCCTTCGGCTGTAATGGCAGGTGTAACGGCTCACTGTGCCCTCGATTCAAAGAAGGTACTTCACGAAACCTTCTGACAAATTTTGAAGGCGCTTTCCAACCACCAGAAGTGCCAGGTGCAACCGGACCCGATTTTTACTATGGTACCAAAACCGATTGTGATGAAAGAACCTCTACTGAAGCGTTTGCTTACGAGTTATTTTGTTACGCGAGGAGATGGGGTACTGCTGAGAACAGAGCGGCGGTTTGA